TGGCGGTCGATCCACGACGCGACCCGCAGGTTCTCCGCCACGGTCAACGACGGGAACACCCCCTGACCCCCCGGCACCATCGTGACCCCGAGCGCCGCGATCTCATCGGGGGGGACGTGGGTGATGTCGCGGCCGTCGAAGATCACCGCGCCCTTGTCGGCCTCGGTCACCCCGCAGATGGCCTTGAGCAGGGTGGACTTGCCCGCCCCGTTGGTGCCCAGTAGGGCCACCACCTCGCCCTCGTCGATCTCGAAGTCGACGTCGAAGAGCACCTGCACGTCGCCGTAGGCGACCTGGAGCTGACGCACGAGCAGCAGCTTGACCCTGCCTTGGCGGCGCTCGTAGAGGACCTCGGAGCGGGCCGCGGCCGTGGTCCACACCTGCTTGATGTCACGGTCGATGACCCGCCCCGCGGTGGAGAGGATGAGCCCGCCGGCCAGGAACACGGGGGCCATCACCATCATGCCCACCTCGATGCTGAAGGTGTCGGTGAACCACCCGATGATCGGAAGCACGACGAGGCCGGGGATCACGAACAGGGCGCCCATCGAGTACCCGAGCGAGCGGGCCCGGGGCGGGATGGCCAGCGAGAGGGCGGCGAACACCCCCGGCCCGATGATGGCCAGCGCAGCCGACAAGCCCATGTTCACCACCACCGCGACGGAGAGATACGGCGCGAGCGCGAACAACGCAGCGAGTCCCGCGGTGAAGAACGCCACGTAAGCGACGAAGCGGATCACCAGGCCGGGGTCGCGCTGGATGAGCCTGGTGCCGACCCGGGCACCCACCACCAGCCCGACGAGCTGCACGGGCTCCGCGGCGGCCGCGATCCAAGATCGCTGCACCTCGTCCAGCCCGAAGCGGGTCTCGTAGAGGATGGCAGCCAACGACGCGTAGCCGATCAGCGAGGCGGCCAGGAACGGCAGGGCCCAGAAGATCCGCCGCAGGCTCTCGATCTTCCACACCGTGCGCCAGCCCTCGGCGAAGGAGGGTGGCACCTCCTCGGTGACGACCGCTTCGGCCGACGCGCCCATGGCGGCGCGCTCCTGCTGACCACGGATCGGCTCCCGCAGGCGCAGCCCGGCCAGGACCAGGATCACCGTGGGCACCGCGAAGACCAGGAACGGCACCCGCCACCCGCCCCAGGCGGCGAGCACCCCCGCGAGCAGCGGCCCGATGAACGCCCCGATCGCGTTCGCCGCCCGGTGGAAGGAGAACACCCGGGGCCGGGCGGCGATGGGGAACCAGTCGGCGAGCAGCGAGTTGTGGGTAGGCCACACGGTGGCCAGCCCGACGCCCGAGCCGGCCCGCATCAGCACCAGCATCCACACCGCGACCGACAGGCCGGTGCCCACGGTGAACAGGGCGAACACCGAGGCCCCCACCAGCATGAGCCGCACCCGGCTCTGGCGGTCGGCGAGCCAGGCGATGGGCACCTGGAGCGCCAGCCCGAGCAGCGACGCCGCCGCCACCAGCGAGAGGATGCCGGTGTTGGTGAGCTCGAAGTGGTCACGGATGTTTGGCAGCAGCAGCCCGAAGCCGGTGCGGTCGAACTCGTCCACCATGTTGAATCCGAACAGCACCAGCAACGCGTAGACGGGCCCGTTGCCGGTGAGGTCGGTGAGCCAGTGCACCGGGTGGCGCAGCGCAGCGGCGAACCGCTGAGGCCACGGTCCGGGACCGTGGGTGGCCAGTGGCGGGACAGGGATCACGAGCCGCTCCCGGCGGGCTCACCGGTGGACACGACACCGGCCGGGTCGCGGACCAGGACCGGTCCCGCCGCGGCGCCGGGTGCGTCGGCCCGCTCCGCCGTCTGCTCCACGGCCCGCTCGGCGTGCTCGACCGGTACCCGATCCTGCCGCACGTCGGCCAACAGGCTGGGCACGACGATCCCCCGGCGCCGGGCCACCGCCCGCAACCACAGGTCGCGGAGCCGGTACACCAGCCCAGCCAAGCCGCCCGGGAAGACCATGAGCACGAACAGCACGCCGATGGCGGAGGGCAGCAGCTGCCACTGCACCGGCAGGAACCACGTGCCGCCCTGCAGGAAGAGCGCACCGAGGAAGGCCCCGGCGAGCGAGCCGAGACCACCCACCACCGCGGAGGTGAACACGGCGAAGTTGGTGCCCGGCTCGTAGAGCGCGGGGCTGTACTGCTGTTGCAGCACGGTGAGCAGGCAGCCGGCGACCGCGGCGATGCCGCCGGAGAGCGCGAACGCGGTGAGCTTGGTGCGGGTCAGGTTGACCCCGTAGGCCTGCACCGCCCGCTCGTTCTCCCGCTGGGCGAGCAGCACCCGACCGGTGCGGCTCCGGCGGATGCCCCGAGCGGCGAGCAATGCCAGCCCGAAGGTGGCGAGCGCGACGAGATACAGCGTGCGGTCGGCGGAGGTGTCGATGAAGCCGAACAGTGCCGGGCGCTCGAAGCGCCGGTCGGGTATCCAGCGGACGTGCTTGGGACTGAGCAACCAGAACGAGCTCGCGAGTGCGAAGGCGAAGGTGACCACCGCCAGGAACAGCCCGCGCAGGCGCAGCGCCGGGAGCCCGACGAGCACCGCGATGCCACCACCGGCGAGCGCGCTCGCCAGCATCGCGATCCCCAGGTCGACCCCCCAGGAGGACACCGCGAGGGCGCCCACCGCACCCCCGTAGCCCGCGATGGCCATCTGACCGAGCGAGACTTGGCCGGCCCACCCGGTGAGCACGATCACCGACAGGGCCACCAGCCCGAAGATGGCGACCGCCGCGGCCTTCCGGAGGTCCGCGCTGCCCCGATCGCCGGGCAGCCACTCGAGCCACACCGGGACGGTGACCAGCACGAGGCTCAGCACTGCCAACCCTCCCCAGCTCACGGCCCGCACCTGCGGCAGGAGTCGTAGCTCGTGGGGGATCGGTCGGATCTCGTCCGCGGCCTGCCAGCTCGACGAGCCGTCCTGCTCGGCCCGGGTGCTGCCCGTGCGCCGGGCGGCGAGCGCCACCATGACGATGGCGGCGACGATCGGGTACACGTACTCGGGGTTGCGGGGGTGGTTCCACACCACACCCTGCTCGAGGATCCCGAGGGCCACGGCCGACAGCGCGACGGCCGGCAGGTGGTCGAGCCGGCCGAGCATCAGCGCGGCCAGGGCGAAGAGCAGCGCCCCGAAGCTCGCCACCCCGAGCGCGGGGAGGCCGACCACGCCGGCCCGCAGGAACAACCCGGTGAACGAGAGCAGGGCGGAGATCGCCCACACGAGCGTCTGGAGCCGCCGGACGGGAACCCCGAGGAGGCTGGCCCGATCGGCACGCTCGGCGCTGGCCCGGATCGCCATGCCCACCGCGGTGTACCGCAGGAACAGCGCCACGACGACCAGCACCACGGGGGCGACCACCAGGGCGACGAGGTGATCGGCGGAGAACAGCAGCGGACTCACCTCGAAGCTCCAGGTGAGCGGGATCTCGATCTTGAGCGTGTTGGGCCGCTGGTCCCACAGCCGCGGCAGCAGCATGGCGATGACCCACAGCATCTGGGAGAGACCGATGGTGGCCACCGTGAGGATCAGCCGCGAGGCGCGGAAGAACCGGCGGATGATCGCCAGCTCCACCACCGCGCCCAGCACGACCGCGGCGGCCAGGCCGATGGCGGCGCCGAGGAGGTAGTTCAGCCCCGAATAGAGGATGAGGTTCGCGGCCAGCACAGCCGGTGCGAACCCGAGGTCCGACTGGGCGAAGTTCAAGATGCGGTTCGCCCGGTACACGAGCGCCATCCCCACCGCGACCAGCGCGCCGAGCAGGCCGAGCACGGCACCCACGAGGAACACCCCCGCCGGCGCGGGGAACAGGGCGAGCTGCACCGCGATGATCGCCGCGGCGGGACCGGCGGCGACCGCAGCCCGCCGCAGCATCGGCGCGTCGATCAGCTCAGCCGCAGCCATGCCCCCTTCGGCCCCCCCGACCTTGCACAGCACGTGCAACGTGCTCGCCACGCTACCCGGACTGTCCCGGGCGTGCCGGGAACGCCGGGTGCACGGCGGTCGAGCCGCTGCCGGCGCCGCAGTAGCGTGCGTTCCATGAAGGTCGACGGAGGACTCGGGCTCGCGCTCACACTCGACAACATCGTCCAGCAGGCACAGGATGGGGAAGCGGCCGGCTACGACGGCTTCTGGTCGGCGGAGACCAGCCACGACCCGTTCTTCCCGCTGCTGCTCGCCGCCGAGCACACCGAGCGCATCCAGCTCGGCACCGGCATCGCGGTGGCGTTCGCCCGCAACCCGATGATCACCGCCAACATCGGCTACGACCTGCAGGTCTACTCGAAGGGCCGGTTCCTGCTCGGCCTCGGCTCGCAGATCAAGCCCCACATCACCAAGCGCTTCTCCATGCCCTGGTCACACCCCGCCGCTCGTATGCGCGAGTTCGTCCAGGCCATGCGCGCCATCTGGGAGAGCTGGGACACCGGCGGCAAGCTCGACTTCCGAGGCGACTTCTACACCCATACGCTGATGACGCCGTTCTTCAACCCCGGTCCGAACCCCTACGGCCCACCCAAGGTGTTCCTCGCCGCCGTGGGCGAGAAGATGACCGAGGTGGTGGGCGAGGTGTGCGACGGGATGCTCTGTCACGGCTTCACCACCGAGCGCTACCTGAAGGAGGTCACGCTCCCCGCGCTCGATCGGGGCCTGGCCCGTAGTGGCCGCACCCGGGAGCAGCTCGAGCTGTCGCTGCCGGCGTTCGTGGTGACCGGCACCAACGAGGAGGAGATGGCCGCCTCTGCCAAGGGGGTCCGCCAGCAGATCGCCTTCTACGGCTCCACCCCCGCCTACCGGCCAGTGCTAGCCCTCCACGGCTGGGGTGATCTGCAGGACGAGCTGAACGCGCTGTCCAAGCAGGGAGAGTGGGTCGAGATGGGCGAGCTCATCGATGACGAGATCCTGCAGGCGTTCGCGGTGGTGGCCGAACCGGACCAGCTCGCCGCGGGCTTGCTCGCCCGCTACGGCGGATTGGTCGACCGCATCAGTTTCTACGCCCCTTACAAGGCCGCGCCGGAGACCTGGCTGCCGGTGATCGCGGCGCTCAAGGCCGGCTGAGCAGCAGCTCTCGCAGTTCGGCCACGGTCTCGACCACGTGGTCGGCGCCGGCGTCCTCGAGCTCGCTGCGGGGGCCGTAACCCCACAGAACGCCGATCGAGGCGACGCCGAGGTGCCGGGCCGCGATGACGTCGTGCTCGCGGTCACCGACCATCACCACCCCCTCCGGGGAGCGGACCCGAAGCTCCCTCAGCGCGTGCTCGATCACGTCCCGCTTGGTCTGGCGGTCGCCGGTGTAGTCGGCGCCGGCCACGAACGCGAACCACGAGGTGAGACCGAAGTGGTCGAGCACCGTCATCGCCGTGGGGGTGGGCTTGGAGGTCGCCACCGCCAGGGACGCACCGGCCCCCGTGAGCTCGGCGAGCAGCTCGGGCACCCCGTCGATGACCCGGTTCTCGAAGGCCCCCCGCTCCGCGACGTACTCCCGGTAGGCGGCGACCGCCACCGACAGGGACGGTTCCGTGAGACCGAGGTAGCGGGCGAAGCCGTCGTGTGCCGGTGGCCCGATGAGGATGTCGAGCGAGTCCCGGTCCTCGACGGTCATGCCGATCGTCGCCAGGGCCCGCTCGAGCCCGTTGAGCAGCCCCTCGCGAGGGTCGGTGAGGGTGCCGTCGAGGTCGAACAGCACCGTGTGGTAGCGCATGACCTCGCCGAGCGTACTGCCGGCGACCGCACCGGCCGCCGGCAGCTCAGTGAACCGGTTGCAGCTCCCGGCTCAGGTACTTCGCTCGACAGAGGCTGCGCTGCAACTTGCCCGAGGAGGTCTTGGGCAAGGTCCCTGGGGTGACCAGCACGATGTCGTGGGGCGGGGCGCCCACCACCTCCATCGCCCGGTGGTGGACCAGCCGGCGCAGGCCATCGGGATCGTCGGCGCGACTCTCGGCCACGACCACCATCTGCTCCTTGCCCTTGGCCCCTTCCACGCCGAAGGCGATCACGTTGCCGGCCCGGACCCCGTCGATCTCAGCCACGGCCCGCTCGACGTCCTCGGGGAAGATGTTGCGGCCCCCGATGATGATCACGTCCTTGATGCGCCCGCACAGCACCAGCTCCCCGCCGACCAGGTAGCCGAGGTCGCCGGTGCGCAGCCAGCCGTCCCGGAACATCGCCGCGGTGGCCTCCGGGTTGCGGTAGTAGCCAGGGGTCACCGACGTGCCACGGATCTCGAGCTCGCCCACCTCCCGCTCCGCGAGCGGCCGGCCGCTGTCGGGGTCGGCGATGCGGATCTCCAGCCCGGGCAGGGGCCGGCCCAGCAAGGCGAACTCCCGGGTGCCCTCAGCGGCAGGCTCCGCGGGCGCGGCGTAGCGCTCCGACTCCAGCACCCGGCGGTCCACCGCGTCGGTGCGCAGGCCGCGCATCGGTTCGGGGAAGGTGCCGCCGATGGCCAGCTCGGCCATGCCGAAGGCCGGGAAGATGGCCCCGGGACGCAGGCCGAACGGCGCTCCCGCTTCGACGAAGGCCTCCACGGTGCGAGGGTCGACCGGCTCGGCGCCGTTCAGCGCGATCCGCAGCGAGGACAGGTCGAGATCGGTGGCTCGACGCAGCGCGCGGGTGGCCAGCACCCACGAGAAGTTCGGCCCCGCGGTGACGGTGCCCCGGTGGTCGGAGATCCATCGCATCCAGCGGGCCGGGGAGCCGAGGAAGTCCTGCGGCGCGCCGAGCACCAGGTCACGCCCGGTGGTCATCGGGATGCTCAGCATCCCCACCAGGCCCATGTCGTGGTAGAGGGGCAGCCAGGACACGAACACGTCGTCGTCCTGGAGCTGGCCGGCTTCGATGCAGGCGTCGAGGTTGGCGCCGAGCACCCGCTGGGGCAGCATCACCCCCTTCGGCTCGGAGGTGGAGCCGCTGGTGAACTGCAGGATCGCCAGAGCGTCGAGGTCGTCGGCCGGGCGCTGGTACGCGCCGGCCCCGAGCCGCGTGCCGACCTCGATGAGCTCGGTGAGCACCAGCGAGGGCGGATCGCCCGGCCGGGACTCCAGGTAGGGTGCGAGATCCGGGTCGATCAGCAGAAGGTCCGTGTCGGCCCGGCGCACCCGCTCGCGGGTCTGGGCGATGAACTCCTCGATGGAGGCCAACCGCATCGGCAGGGGCAGCACCACGATGGTGGCGCCCGCCAGCCAGGTGGCCTGGATGGCGGTGACCAGGGCCCGGGTGGTCGGAGCCAGGATGGCCACATGCCGCCCGGGGCCGATGCCACGGTGCTGCAGCGCCGCCGCGGAGGCCCGGGCCTCGTCGTGGAGTTGGGACCAGGGGACCGCGATCGAGGTGTCGCCGGAGACGAAGGTGACGGTCCCGCCCGAATCAGCGGCGCGCTCGAGGCGCGAGAGAAGACTCAGCATGTCGCTTCGACCAGGCCGCGCACGGGCGGGTTACGTGGTTCACACCACGAGGTTGATCAGCTTCGGTGGGCGGGCGATCACCTTCGCCGGGGAGCGTCCTGCCAGGTTGGACTGCACCTTGGGTGAGGCCAGGGCGAGCCGTTCGGCCTCCGTGGCGTCGATCCCCGCCGGCACCGCCAGGCGGTCGCGCACCTTGCCGTTGACCTGCACCACCAGCGTGACGGTGTCCACCGTGAGCTTCGACGGATCGGCCTGCGGCCATGGCTGCTCGTGGATGTGGCCGCCGCGCCGGCGCTCCCACAGCTCCGCGGTGATGTGGGGGGTCATGGGGGCCATGAGCAGCAGCAGGGTGTCGATGGCCGCATCGAGGGTCTCCCGGCGAGGCGCTCCTTCCGCCTGCACGTAGCGGTACAGCTGGTTGGTGAACTCCATGAACGCCGCCACCGCCGTGTTGTACGACCAGCGCTCGTACTCGCCGGTGACCCGGGCGATCAGGCGATGGGTCGCCTTGTCGATCTGCTCGTCGGCCTCGGTGGGCTCACGATCAGCGGGCTCGGTGGGCAACGCGGCG
This genomic window from Rhabdothermincola sediminis contains:
- a CDS encoding LLM class F420-dependent oxidoreductase: MKVDGGLGLALTLDNIVQQAQDGEAAGYDGFWSAETSHDPFFPLLLAAEHTERIQLGTGIAVAFARNPMITANIGYDLQVYSKGRFLLGLGSQIKPHITKRFSMPWSHPAARMREFVQAMRAIWESWDTGGKLDFRGDFYTHTLMTPFFNPGPNPYGPPKVFLAAVGEKMTEVVGEVCDGMLCHGFTTERYLKEVTLPALDRGLARSGRTREQLELSLPAFVVTGTNEEEMAASAKGVRQQIAFYGSTPAYRPVLALHGWGDLQDELNALSKQGEWVEMGELIDDEILQAFAVVAEPDQLAAGLLARYGGLVDRISFYAPYKAAPETWLPVIAALKAG
- a CDS encoding HAD-IA family hydrolase, whose protein sequence is MRYHTVLFDLDGTLTDPREGLLNGLERALATIGMTVEDRDSLDILIGPPAHDGFARYLGLTEPSLSVAVAAYREYVAERGAFENRVIDGVPELLAELTGAGASLAVATSKPTPTAMTVLDHFGLTSWFAFVAGADYTGDRQTKRDVIEHALRELRVRSPEGVVMVGDREHDVIAARHLGVASIGVLWGYGPRSELEDAGADHVVETVAELRELLLSRP
- a CDS encoding AMP-binding protein, with product MLSLLSRLERAADSGGTVTFVSGDTSIAVPWSQLHDEARASAAALQHRGIGPGRHVAILAPTTRALVTAIQATWLAGATIVVLPLPMRLASIEEFIAQTRERVRRADTDLLLIDPDLAPYLESRPGDPPSLVLTELIEVGTRLGAGAYQRPADDLDALAILQFTSGSTSEPKGVMLPQRVLGANLDACIEAGQLQDDDVFVSWLPLYHDMGLVGMLSIPMTTGRDLVLGAPQDFLGSPARWMRWISDHRGTVTAGPNFSWVLATRALRRATDLDLSSLRIALNGAEPVDPRTVEAFVEAGAPFGLRPGAIFPAFGMAELAIGGTFPEPMRGLRTDAVDRRVLESERYAAPAEPAAEGTREFALLGRPLPGLEIRIADPDSGRPLAEREVGELEIRGTSVTPGYYRNPEATAAMFRDGWLRTGDLGYLVGGELVLCGRIKDVIIIGGRNIFPEDVERAVAEIDGVRAGNVIAFGVEGAKGKEQMVVVAESRADDPDGLRRLVHHRAMEVVGAPPHDIVLVTPGTLPKTSSGKLQRSLCRAKYLSRELQPVH
- a CDS encoding MFS transporter, yielding MIPVPPLATHGPGPWPQRFAAALRHPVHWLTDLTGNGPVYALLVLFGFNMVDEFDRTGFGLLLPNIRDHFELTNTGILSLVAAASLLGLALQVPIAWLADRQSRVRLMLVGASVFALFTVGTGLSVAVWMLVLMRAGSGVGLATVWPTHNSLLADWFPIAARPRVFSFHRAANAIGAFIGPLLAGVLAAWGGWRVPFLVFAVPTVILVLAGLRLREPIRGQQERAAMGASAEAVVTEEVPPSFAEGWRTVWKIESLRRIFWALPFLAASLIGYASLAAILYETRFGLDEVQRSWIAAAAEPVQLVGLVVGARVGTRLIQRDPGLVIRFVAYVAFFTAGLAALFALAPYLSVAVVVNMGLSAALAIIGPGVFAALSLAIPPRARSLGYSMGALFVIPGLVVLPIIGWFTDTFSIEVGMMVMAPVFLAGGLILSTAGRVIDRDIKQVWTTAAARSEVLYERRQGRVKLLLVRQLQVAYGDVQVLFDVDFEIDEGEVVALLGTNGAGKSTLLKAICGVTEADKGAVIFDGRDITHVPPDEIAALGVTMVPGGQGVFPSLTVAENLRVASWIDRHHPAAVAERTAEVLGRFPVLRERLGEPAANLSGGQQQQLALAMAFLSRPRLLMIDELSLGLAPAVVEQLLEVVRAIQAQGTTIILVEQSVNVALAVAERAYFMEKGEIRFSGETAELLDRPDVLRSVFLEGAAAGMAAVSAAPPAATAPAGPAIPTVPTIPGDAATTLAAISGDGDQQAVSLPALETRGLCVHFGGIRAVDEVSVEVRPGEILGIIGPNGAGKTTLFDLVSGYLRPSSGLVLLAGRDVTRMGPDARARRGIGRSFQDARLFPSMTVEETIAVALDRWVDVRDPLNAALRMPAFQDSEHAVGLRVDELVELLGLGAFRSKFVRELSTGSRRVVDLACLVAHGPSVILLDEPSSGIAQKEAEALAPLLVRIRDTLGASLMVIEHDMPLVTTVADRLIALDQGRVIAEGLSPEVLAHPDVVASYLGDSNDVIARSGARSR
- a CDS encoding ABC transporter permease subunit, with amino-acid sequence MASTLHVLCKVGGAEGGMAAAELIDAPMLRRAAVAAGPAAAIIAVQLALFPAPAGVFLVGAVLGLLGALVAVGMALVYRANRILNFAQSDLGFAPAVLAANLILYSGLNYLLGAAIGLAAAVVLGAVVELAIIRRFFRASRLILTVATIGLSQMLWVIAMLLPRLWDQRPNTLKIEIPLTWSFEVSPLLFSADHLVALVVAPVVLVVVALFLRYTAVGMAIRASAERADRASLLGVPVRRLQTLVWAISALLSFTGLFLRAGVVGLPALGVASFGALLFALAALMLGRLDHLPAVALSAVALGILEQGVVWNHPRNPEYVYPIVAAIVMVALAARRTGSTRAEQDGSSSWQAADEIRPIPHELRLLPQVRAVSWGGLAVLSLVLVTVPVWLEWLPGDRGSADLRKAAAVAIFGLVALSVIVLTGWAGQVSLGQMAIAGYGGAVGALAVSSWGVDLGIAMLASALAGGGIAVLVGLPALRLRGLFLAVVTFAFALASSFWLLSPKHVRWIPDRRFERPALFGFIDTSADRTLYLVALATFGLALLAARGIRRSRTGRVLLAQRENERAVQAYGVNLTRTKLTAFALSGGIAAVAGCLLTVLQQQYSPALYEPGTNFAVFTSAVVGGLGSLAGAFLGALFLQGGTWFLPVQWQLLPSAIGVLFVLMVFPGGLAGLVYRLRDLWLRAVARRRGIVVPSLLADVRQDRVPVEHAERAVEQTAERADAPGAAAGPVLVRDPAGVVSTGEPAGSGS